A genomic region of Geothrix edaphica contains the following coding sequences:
- the dnaA gene encoding chromosomal replication initiator protein DnaA, with protein MAEGVRSPPPKLRACAPSRHACRSTTAPGEPMRSADPTALWDTIRLGLSKQLPEASFKEWIAPCAPVKVEDGTLWIQVPSAAAKLWIEQQLPEEFNDALAQGGLADLQLVFQVSGVSPAEPKAAPRKGESGSHPALEAPTASSFPYLFNRYTLDRFVVGPGSQLAFAAAKAVVDSYGKAATPLSMNPLFIYGGAGLGKTHLMVGIGKGLLARNPRLRVAYLKVDNFFNELTVAIKAKNTEPMRKKYQQNDVLLLDDVQTLGKMERTQEEIFYILEYLLQHGKQIVLTSDKPPQRLEGCHERLITRFKWGLTADIQPPDFETRIAILKKKLEDADFKNVPPIPDDVLTFIAHKAKGSVRDLEGFLTRVIFQASLIGIPPTLEVAHAAFQGQSGEEPTAAIPPERIYRMTAETFNLPFADLMKKRSRQQAVLLPRQVAMYLAREIASAPFTDIGRSFSMHHSTVMNAIDSVRERMKRDPEFHRMVQALLNSIH; from the coding sequence GTGGCCGAGGGCGTGCGAAGCCCGCCCCCGAAGCTGCGCGCCTGCGCGCCGTCCCGCCACGCCTGCCGCTCCACCACCGCACCCGGTGAACCCATGCGCTCCGCCGATCCCACCGCCCTCTGGGACACCATCCGACTTGGATTGTCCAAACAGCTCCCTGAAGCCAGCTTCAAGGAGTGGATCGCCCCCTGCGCGCCCGTGAAGGTCGAGGATGGAACCCTGTGGATCCAGGTTCCCAGCGCCGCCGCCAAGCTCTGGATCGAGCAGCAGCTCCCCGAGGAGTTCAACGATGCCCTGGCCCAGGGCGGGCTCGCGGATCTCCAGCTGGTGTTCCAGGTCTCGGGCGTGTCCCCCGCCGAGCCGAAGGCCGCGCCGCGGAAGGGCGAGTCCGGCAGCCACCCCGCGCTGGAGGCGCCCACCGCGTCGTCCTTCCCCTACCTCTTCAATCGCTACACCCTCGATCGCTTCGTCGTGGGCCCCGGCAGCCAGCTGGCCTTTGCCGCGGCCAAGGCCGTGGTGGACAGCTACGGCAAGGCCGCCACGCCGCTGAGCATGAATCCGCTGTTCATCTACGGCGGCGCGGGCCTGGGCAAGACCCACCTCATGGTGGGCATCGGCAAGGGCCTGCTGGCGCGCAACCCCAGGCTCCGCGTGGCGTACCTCAAGGTGGACAACTTCTTCAACGAGCTCACCGTGGCCATCAAGGCCAAGAACACCGAGCCCATGCGCAAGAAGTACCAGCAGAACGACGTGCTGCTGCTCGACGATGTGCAGACCCTCGGGAAGATGGAGCGGACCCAGGAGGAGATCTTCTACATCCTGGAATACCTGCTTCAGCACGGAAAGCAGATCGTCCTCACCTCAGACAAGCCCCCGCAGCGCCTGGAGGGCTGCCACGAGCGGCTCATCACCCGCTTCAAGTGGGGCCTCACGGCGGACATCCAGCCCCCGGACTTCGAGACCCGGATCGCCATCCTGAAGAAGAAGCTCGAGGACGCGGACTTCAAGAACGTGCCGCCCATCCCCGACGACGTGCTCACCTTCATCGCCCACAAGGCCAAGGGCAGCGTGCGCGACCTGGAGGGCTTCCTCACCCGCGTCATCTTCCAGGCCAGCCTCATCGGCATCCCGCCCACCCTGGAGGTGGCCCATGCGGCCTTCCAAGGCCAGAGCGGCGAAGAGCCCACGGCCGCCATCCCGCCGGAGCGGATCTACCGCATGACGGCGGAGACCTTCAACCTCCCCTTCGCCGACCTCATGAAGAAACGCTCGCGGCAGCAGGCCGTCCTCCTGCCCCGCCAGGTGGCCATGTACCTGGCCCGGGAGATCGCCTCGGCGCCCTTCACGGACATCGGCCGCTCGTTCTCGATGCACCACTCCACCGTCATGAACGCCATCGACTCCGTGCGGGAGCGCATGAAGCGCGATCCCGAATTCCACAGGATGGTCCAGGCTCTCCTCAACAGCATTCATTGA
- the rpmH gene encoding 50S ribosomal protein L34 encodes MKRTFQPNNRRRAKTHGFLSRMKTKNGRLVLKRRRAKGRHVLAV; translated from the coding sequence ATGAAGCGCACCTTTCAGCCCAACAATCGCCGCCGCGCGAAGACCCACGGCTTCCTGAGCCGGATGAAGACCAAGAACGGCCGTCTGGTGCTCAAGCGCCGCCGCGCGAAGGGCCGCCACGTCCTGGCGGTCTGA
- a CDS encoding ribonuclease P protein component — protein MPVPPPRPLLGRDAYLDIRIWRQATGSGPLLLVTSPRKTGPAVRRNRFRRQVRMAFLSLSGRLAGQPWVVWVRPARSAPPLDRLTFRDIEDQLGLALRRLPPTDTP, from the coding sequence GTGCCCGTGCCCCCGCCCCGGCCGCTGCTGGGGCGAGATGCGTATCTGGACATCCGCATCTGGCGGCAGGCCACCGGTTCCGGGCCCCTGCTGCTCGTGACCTCCCCCCGGAAGACCGGCCCGGCCGTGCGCCGCAACCGCTTCCGCCGCCAGGTCCGCATGGCCTTCCTATCGCTTTCCGGGCGCCTCGCCGGCCAGCCCTGGGTCGTCTGGGTGCGCCCCGCCCGGAGCGCCCCCCCCCTTGACCGGCTCACCTTCCGGGACATCGAGGATCAGCTCGGGCTGGCCCTGCGCCGTCTCCCCCCCACGGACACGCCATGA
- the yidC gene encoding membrane protein insertase YidC: MKNRNVVYFVIGSVILLAGQFWLSSRYAKPVPAAQAQTQPQPAPTEAAKPQAPTPTPAAQGAVQPGTKAADPTATHTLATADFRLTWQVATGALKQATWLQDGTPFFPDTFAGLGAFQGAGFETVREEKEAAGTSVIFENAAGDRLTYHVPPKGFELRVEGLSPRNAALQLVANPTSDEPVKHLGRVFTLSEKSVEAVTWAEMLHDPFFSFLGAKRKELPPSAARLGLDAGVEKDAKSQRNHYFAALWKLPRPAGRDTSGYQLLPEGGRLDAALYLGPKQAEPLLAFEKPFTRVIDYGFFGAVAQLLFWVLRMVYRVVGNWGWAIVLFTVIIRLATWHLNTKQTISMLRMKDFEPHQKALQAKYEKFGGDMTKKAEMQKELMELYKKNGHNPMGGCLPMLLQMPIFLALWSMLNAVFELRHAPFFGWIVDLSAKDPYYIFPVLMGASMFAQQAMTPAVGDPAQRKMMLVLMPAMMTFFFAQSPAGLTIYYFVFNMIGLAQTWWIMRSYQPQPIKV; encoded by the coding sequence ATGAAAAACCGCAATGTCGTCTACTTCGTCATCGGCAGCGTGATCCTGCTCGCCGGCCAGTTCTGGCTCAGCTCGCGCTATGCCAAGCCGGTTCCGGCCGCCCAGGCGCAAACGCAGCCGCAGCCGGCCCCCACCGAGGCCGCCAAGCCTCAGGCTCCCACCCCGACCCCCGCCGCCCAGGGCGCGGTCCAGCCCGGGACCAAGGCTGCGGATCCGACCGCCACCCATACCCTGGCCACGGCGGACTTCCGCCTGACCTGGCAGGTGGCCACGGGCGCGCTGAAGCAGGCCACCTGGCTCCAGGACGGCACCCCGTTCTTCCCGGACACCTTCGCGGGCCTGGGCGCCTTCCAGGGCGCGGGCTTCGAGACCGTGCGCGAAGAGAAGGAGGCGGCGGGCACCAGCGTCATCTTCGAGAACGCCGCCGGAGATCGCCTGACCTACCACGTGCCCCCGAAGGGCTTCGAGCTCCGCGTGGAGGGGCTCTCCCCCCGGAACGCCGCCCTCCAGCTGGTCGCCAACCCCACCAGCGACGAGCCCGTGAAGCACCTGGGCCGCGTCTTCACCCTCTCCGAGAAGTCCGTCGAGGCCGTGACCTGGGCCGAGATGCTGCATGACCCCTTCTTCAGCTTCCTGGGCGCCAAGCGCAAGGAGCTTCCGCCCTCCGCCGCCCGCCTGGGCCTGGACGCGGGCGTGGAGAAGGACGCCAAGAGCCAGCGCAACCACTACTTCGCCGCCCTCTGGAAGCTCCCCCGCCCCGCGGGTCGCGATACCTCGGGCTACCAGCTGCTGCCCGAGGGCGGCCGCCTGGACGCCGCGCTCTACCTGGGCCCCAAGCAGGCGGAGCCGCTGCTGGCCTTCGAGAAGCCCTTCACGCGGGTCATCGACTACGGCTTCTTCGGCGCCGTGGCCCAGCTGCTCTTCTGGGTGCTCCGCATGGTCTACCGCGTGGTGGGCAACTGGGGCTGGGCCATCGTGCTCTTCACGGTGATCATCCGCCTGGCCACCTGGCACCTGAACACCAAGCAGACCATCTCCATGCTCCGCATGAAGGACTTCGAGCCGCACCAGAAGGCCCTCCAGGCCAAGTACGAGAAGTTCGGCGGCGACATGACCAAGAAGGCCGAGATGCAGAAGGAGCTCATGGAGCTCTACAAGAAGAACGGCCACAACCCCATGGGCGGCTGCCTGCCCATGCTGCTCCAGATGCCCATCTTCCTGGCCCTCTGGTCCATGCTGAACGCCGTCTTCGAGCTGCGCCACGCGCCCTTCTTCGGCTGGATCGTCGACCTGTCCGCCAAGGATCCCTATTACATCTTCCCGGTGCTCATGGGCGCGTCCATGTTCGCCCAGCAGGCCATGACGCCCGCCGTGGGGGATCCCGCCCAGCGCAAGATGATGCTGGTCCTCATGCCCGCCATGATGACCTTCTTCTTCGCGCAGAGCCCCGCCGGGCTTACGATCTACTACTTCGTGTTCAACATGATCGGCCTCGCCCAGACCTGGTGGATCATGCGGTCCTACCAGCCCCAGCCCATCAAGGTGTAG
- a CDS encoding tRNA modification GTPase, with protein MIPEPICAPATPPVPSAVALVRVSGTGLAARLAPLLSLPEPRTASLRTLRWDGFRERALVLFFPAPSSYTGEDLVELQVHGNPLLVRRLLECLGSLGIRLAEPGEFTRRALLNGKQGLLEAEALRDLVGAETDTQLRLAQARAGALPPWLQEARQALAPWVARAEAAVDYGEEEGILLDLLALNGDLAPVRRQFHVEQSRARAARHLQDGLRLALVGRPNSGKSTLFNVLAGEDRAIVTDIPGTTRDVLEVRCEWRGLPLRLYDTAGLRDTEDPVERLGVARVRPVLEGADLVLHLWPAPDPAPDPVLRAALAPFPGKVLDVRTFADLAEAPGVAIAAHRGNLDALEVALRERLLGGLAPDACLGALASARQVALLEDLAHQLDLLADLAPGGPPELPASLLQGAWGLLARLTGEDRAERTLDELFSGFCLGK; from the coding sequence GTGATCCCGGAACCGATCTGTGCGCCCGCCACCCCGCCGGTCCCCTCGGCGGTGGCCCTGGTGCGGGTGTCGGGAACCGGCCTGGCGGCCCGCCTCGCGCCCCTGCTGAGTCTGCCGGAGCCCCGGACGGCCTCCCTCCGCACGCTCCGCTGGGATGGCTTCCGGGAGCGGGCCCTGGTGCTGTTCTTCCCGGCCCCGAGCAGTTACACCGGGGAGGACCTGGTCGAGCTCCAGGTGCACGGCAATCCGCTGCTGGTGCGGCGCCTGCTGGAATGCCTGGGCTCCCTGGGCATCCGCCTGGCGGAGCCCGGTGAGTTCACCCGCCGGGCCCTCCTGAACGGCAAGCAGGGCCTGCTGGAGGCCGAGGCCCTGCGCGACCTGGTGGGCGCGGAAACCGACACTCAGCTCCGGCTGGCCCAGGCCCGGGCCGGGGCCCTGCCACCCTGGCTCCAGGAGGCCCGCCAGGCCCTGGCCCCCTGGGTGGCCCGGGCCGAGGCGGCGGTGGACTACGGGGAGGAAGAAGGCATCTTGCTGGATCTCTTGGCCTTGAATGGTGATCTCGCCCCCGTCCGACGCCAGTTCCACGTGGAACAGTCCCGAGCCCGGGCGGCCCGGCACCTCCAGGACGGCCTCCGGCTGGCCCTGGTGGGCCGCCCCAACTCGGGCAAGAGCACCCTCTTCAACGTCCTCGCGGGGGAGGACCGCGCCATCGTCACCGACATCCCCGGCACCACCCGGGACGTGCTGGAGGTCCGCTGCGAGTGGCGGGGCCTGCCCCTCCGCCTGTACGACACCGCCGGTCTGCGGGACACGGAAGATCCCGTGGAACGCCTCGGCGTGGCCCGGGTGCGCCCGGTTCTGGAGGGCGCGGACCTGGTGCTCCACCTCTGGCCGGCCCCGGATCCGGCCCCGGACCCGGTCCTCCGGGCGGCCCTGGCCCCCTTCCCCGGCAAGGTGCTGGACGTCCGCACCTTCGCGGATCTGGCCGAGGCCCCGGGCGTGGCCATCGCCGCCCACCGGGGGAACCTGGACGCCCTGGAGGTCGCCCTCCGGGAGCGGCTCCTGGGGGGGCTGGCGCCGGATGCCTGTCTGGGGGCCCTGGCCTCGGCCCGGCAGGTGGCCCTCCTGGAGGACCTGGCCCATCAGCTGGATCTCCTGGCCGACCTGGCGCCGGGCGGTCCGCCCGAGCTGCCGGCTTCCCTGTTGCAGGGCGCCTGGGGCCTCCTGGCCCGGCTGACCGGAGAGGACCGGGCGGAGCGCACCCTGGACGAACTCTTCAGCGGCTTCTGTCTCGGGAAATAG
- the gatB gene encoding Asp-tRNA(Asn)/Glu-tRNA(Gln) amidotransferase subunit GatB, with product MKPGLEAIIGLEVHVQLRTRSKLFCACRNTYGAPPNTQTCPVCLGLPGALPVLNGEAVRLGIALGLAVGARIREHSTFYRKQYFYPDLPKGYQITQGPVALVEGGTLEIPGDPVVRGMAGPVRVGLERAHLEEDAGKSSHDQRPDATLVDLNRAGVPLLEVVGTPDLRSPQEASDYLKALHRLVVFLGIGDGNLEEGGFRCDANVSLRGSGETAFGTRVEVKNLNSFRFVKQALAFEIERQAALLEAGGTVAQETRGWDAEKGETRSQRSKEAAMDYRYFPEPDLPALAVTETEIAAVRAALPELPEARSRRWRTAFGLGEEEAATLLQDPAFAGYFEALAAACGNGKAAAIWMLGEVSRTLNERGEAIGALPLTPTVLGELVALVEAREISFGTAKDQVFPALLAGEGRAGAIVAARGLAQVSDRAAIESLVAQVLAANPGPVAQFRSGKTGLQGFLVGQVLKAGGGRLDPKVVNEVLAEGLAKG from the coding sequence GTGAAGCCTGGGTTGGAAGCCATCATCGGTCTCGAGGTCCATGTCCAGCTGCGGACCCGGTCCAAGCTCTTCTGCGCCTGCCGAAACACCTACGGGGCCCCCCCGAACACCCAGACCTGTCCGGTCTGCCTCGGCCTGCCCGGGGCCCTGCCCGTCCTCAACGGCGAGGCCGTGCGCCTGGGCATCGCCCTGGGCCTGGCGGTGGGGGCCCGGATCCGCGAGCACAGCACCTTCTACCGGAAGCAGTACTTCTACCCGGATCTGCCCAAGGGGTACCAGATCACCCAGGGGCCTGTGGCCCTGGTGGAAGGCGGCACCCTGGAGATCCCCGGCGATCCGGTGGTGCGCGGCATGGCCGGGCCCGTGCGCGTGGGCCTGGAGCGCGCCCACCTGGAGGAGGACGCCGGCAAGAGCAGCCACGACCAGCGGCCCGACGCCACCCTGGTGGACCTGAACCGGGCCGGGGTCCCGCTGTTGGAAGTGGTGGGAACGCCAGACTTGAGAAGCCCACAGGAAGCTTCGGACTACCTGAAGGCCCTGCATCGGCTGGTGGTCTTCCTGGGGATCGGGGACGGCAACCTGGAGGAGGGGGGCTTCCGCTGCGACGCCAATGTCAGCCTCAGGGGGAGTGGGGAGACGGCCTTCGGCACCCGGGTGGAGGTGAAGAACCTCAACTCCTTCCGCTTCGTGAAGCAGGCCCTGGCCTTCGAGATCGAGCGGCAGGCCGCCCTCCTGGAGGCGGGCGGCACCGTGGCCCAGGAGACCCGGGGCTGGGATGCCGAGAAGGGCGAGACCCGGTCCCAGCGGAGCAAGGAAGCGGCCATGGACTACCGCTATTTCCCGGAGCCGGACCTGCCGGCCCTGGCCGTGACCGAAACCGAGATTGCCGCCGTGCGCGCGGCCCTGCCGGAGCTGCCGGAGGCGCGGAGCCGCCGCTGGCGCACGGCCTTCGGCCTCGGCGAAGAAGAGGCCGCCACCCTGCTCCAGGACCCCGCCTTTGCCGGGTACTTCGAGGCGCTGGCCGCGGCCTGCGGGAACGGCAAAGCGGCCGCCATCTGGATGCTGGGCGAGGTGAGCCGCACCCTCAACGAGCGGGGGGAGGCCATCGGGGCCCTGCCCTTGACGCCCACGGTCCTCGGGGAGCTGGTGGCGCTTGTCGAGGCCCGGGAGATCAGCTTCGGCACCGCCAAGGACCAGGTCTTCCCCGCCCTCCTGGCGGGCGAAGGCCGCGCCGGGGCCATCGTCGCGGCCAGGGGCCTGGCGCAGGTCAGCGACCGGGCGGCCATCGAGTCCCTGGTGGCCCAGGTGCTGGCGGCGAACCCCGGCCCCGTGGCCCAGTTCCGGTCCGGCAAAACGGGCCTCCAGGGCTTCCTTGTGGGCCAGGTCCTGAAGGCCGGCGGCGGCCGGCTCGACCCCAAGGTGGTGAACGAAGTGTTGGCCGAGGGGCTGGCCAAGGGCTGA
- a CDS encoding trans-sulfuration enzyme family protein, with amino-acid sequence MPMPWGPTTTAIHSGRRFNPTRAVTTPIFQTSVFQLLENREGAEFAAAIEPPAFYTRWGNPNTSEVEAVLAELEDAERALVTASGMAAFALVFEAFLKNGDHLVAPAAIYLGTEQLIRRWEAERGLQVTWVQNTLDLNEWEAAVRPETRMIWVETPSNPTLALTDLAGVAALGRKHGIRTVADNTFPSPIHTKPLRLGIDLSVASATKYLAGHSDVVAGVIAGRDADVVACWHLTKIMGPTLDPMAAWLLHRGLKTLALRVRRASDNAQALAQWLLWQPHVARVDFPGLPTHPGHEIAARQMETGFGAMISFELRAGLEAGRRFCEALEVITRGVSLGGVESLIQHPASMSHLKTAPEVKARLGITDGLLRFSVGIEDQADLVADLEQGFQAAAQGAP; translated from the coding sequence ATGCCCATGCCCTGGGGACCCACCACCACCGCCATCCATTCCGGGAGACGCTTCAACCCCACCCGGGCCGTGACCACGCCCATCTTCCAGACCTCGGTGTTCCAGCTCCTGGAGAACCGCGAGGGCGCCGAGTTTGCTGCGGCCATCGAGCCGCCGGCCTTCTACACCCGCTGGGGCAACCCCAACACCAGCGAGGTCGAGGCCGTGCTGGCCGAGCTGGAGGACGCGGAGCGCGCCCTGGTGACCGCCTCGGGTATGGCGGCCTTCGCCCTCGTGTTCGAAGCCTTCCTGAAGAACGGCGACCACCTGGTGGCCCCCGCCGCCATCTACCTGGGCACGGAGCAGCTCATCCGCCGCTGGGAGGCCGAGCGGGGCCTCCAGGTCACCTGGGTGCAGAACACCCTGGACCTGAATGAATGGGAGGCGGCGGTCCGGCCGGAGACCCGCATGATCTGGGTGGAGACGCCCTCCAACCCCACCCTGGCCCTCACGGACCTGGCCGGGGTGGCGGCCCTGGGCCGCAAGCATGGCATCCGCACCGTGGCCGACAACACCTTCCCCAGCCCCATCCACACCAAGCCCCTGCGCCTGGGCATCGACCTCAGCGTGGCCTCGGCCACCAAGTACCTGGCGGGCCACTCGGACGTGGTGGCGGGTGTCATCGCCGGGCGGGACGCAGACGTGGTGGCCTGCTGGCACCTGACCAAGATCATGGGTCCCACCCTGGATCCCATGGCCGCCTGGCTGCTGCATCGGGGCCTCAAGACCCTCGCCCTGCGCGTGCGCCGCGCCTCGGACAACGCCCAGGCCCTGGCCCAGTGGCTGCTCTGGCAGCCCCACGTGGCGCGGGTGGACTTCCCGGGCCTGCCCACCCATCCGGGCCATGAGATCGCCGCCCGGCAGATGGAGACGGGCTTCGGCGCCATGATCAGCTTCGAGCTGCGGGCGGGCCTGGAGGCCGGCCGCCGCTTCTGCGAGGCCCTGGAGGTCATCACCCGGGGCGTGAGCCTGGGCGGGGTGGAGAGCCTCATCCAGCACCCCGCCAGCATGAGCCACCTGAAGACGGCCCCGGAGGTGAAGGCCCGGCTGGGCATCACCGATGGCCTGCTGCGCTTCTCCGTGGGCATCGAGGACCAGGCGGACCTGGTCGCGGACCTGGAGCAGGGCTTCCAGGCGGCCGCCCAGGGGGCCCCGTGA
- the thiS gene encoding sulfur carrier protein ThiS, translating to MKLHLNGELREAPELATLADLTAWLDLPAFGSAVELNGEVIRRADHPATPLQEGDRLEVVRLVGGG from the coding sequence GTGAAGCTGCACCTCAATGGCGAGCTCCGGGAGGCGCCGGAGCTGGCGACCCTGGCCGACCTGACCGCCTGGCTGGACCTCCCGGCCTTCGGCAGTGCGGTGGAGCTGAACGGCGAGGTCATCCGCCGGGCCGACCACCCGGCGACCCCCCTTCAGGAGGGCGACCGGCTCGAGGTGGTGCGGCTGGTGGGCGGGGGCTGA
- the ribD gene encoding bifunctional diaminohydroxyphosphoribosylaminopyrimidine deaminase/5-amino-6-(5-phosphoribosylamino)uracil reductase RibD yields MPDLDLTPEVAWALATGGPWPEPEGQSGDARFMALALRKGLKGVGLSSPNPPVGCVLVQGGRVIGAGVHTRAGDPHGEIMALRDAEARDEEVRGATAYVTLEPCCHQGRTGPCTLALLQAGVARVVVGVRDPNPRVDGGGLAILRAQGVAVEEGVLGEACARFHAPFFKLIHTGLPWVSLKLALGSDGSLGPAGRTTPITPPAVQRLGHALRRAAEAIVVGRHTAEVDDPQLTDRWSASTAPHRVFHRVVMDNAGQVPAGARVWQPLAGQPALRAVTGDPEPLRGVEDLRLPPGPRGCSLRHLLHELAARGVGRVLVEGGGTLVQAFLEQGLGDEFHRFQSDLPAGGTALELPLPPAWQLRARARWAGGRWEVWR; encoded by the coding sequence ATGCCTGACCTGGATCTGACTCCCGAGGTCGCCTGGGCCCTGGCCACGGGCGGCCCCTGGCCCGAGCCAGAAGGCCAATCCGGCGATGCTCGCTTCATGGCCCTGGCCCTGCGGAAGGGGTTGAAGGGCGTGGGCTTGTCCAGCCCGAATCCGCCCGTGGGGTGCGTGCTGGTGCAAGGGGGCCGGGTGATCGGGGCGGGCGTCCACACCCGGGCCGGGGATCCCCACGGCGAGATCATGGCCTTGAGGGACGCCGAAGCCCGGGACGAGGAGGTCCGTGGCGCCACGGCCTACGTCACCCTGGAGCCCTGCTGCCACCAGGGGCGCACGGGTCCCTGCACCCTGGCCCTGCTCCAGGCGGGCGTGGCCCGGGTGGTGGTGGGTGTCCGCGATCCAAACCCCCGGGTGGATGGTGGCGGCCTGGCCATCCTGCGCGCCCAGGGCGTGGCCGTGGAGGAGGGCGTCCTGGGCGAGGCCTGCGCCCGCTTCCACGCCCCCTTCTTCAAGCTCATCCACACGGGCCTGCCCTGGGTGAGCCTCAAGCTGGCGCTGGGCTCCGATGGCTCCCTGGGGCCCGCCGGGCGCACCACCCCCATCACGCCGCCGGCGGTCCAGCGCCTGGGCCACGCCCTGCGCCGGGCCGCGGAGGCCATCGTGGTGGGCCGCCACACCGCCGAGGTGGACGATCCCCAGCTCACGGACCGCTGGTCCGCCTCCACCGCGCCCCACCGGGTCTTCCACCGGGTGGTCATGGACAATGCCGGCCAGGTGCCTGCCGGGGCCCGGGTCTGGCAGCCCCTGGCGGGACAGCCCGCCCTGCGGGCCGTCACGGGCGATCCCGAACCCCTGCGGGGCGTGGAGGATCTCCGCCTGCCCCCGGGTCCGCGGGGATGCAGTTTGCGGCACCTGTTGCACGAACTCGCCGCCCGGGGTGTGGGGCGGGTGCTGGTGGAGGGGGGCGGCACCCTGGTCCAGGCCTTCCTGGAGCAGGGGCTCGGCGACGAATTCCACCGCTTCCAGAGCGACCTTCCCGCCGGGGGAACCGCGCTAGAGCTGCCCCTCCCGCCGGCCTGGCAGCTCCGGGCCCGGGCCCGGTGGGCGGGCGGCCGCTGGGAAGTCTGGCGCTAG
- the ftsY gene encoding signal recognition particle-docking protein FtsY: MGVGLLGGLFDKFKQGLKRTQELVLAPMGRLLGLRRLDEDQLEELEDLLLQADLGVRAVDQLMARLRFELRGGSEIDPKAVLKDELLKLLRQRPARPFVASDTQVVLLVGVNGVGKTTTLGKLAAFLKARGEGALVVAGDTFRAAAIDQLERWGERAGVPVIRNQMGGDPAAIAFDGATSALAKGTPWVLIDTAGRLHTKDHLMKELDKIRRSLQKVIPEAPHRVLLVLDATTGQNGLQQAEVFARVAGVTDLVLTKLDGSAKGGVVVPILDRLKLPIAFVGVGEGVDDLIPFDAGAFVDGLLDA, encoded by the coding sequence GTGGGCGTGGGGCTTCTGGGCGGTCTGTTCGACAAGTTCAAGCAGGGACTGAAGCGCACCCAGGAGCTGGTGCTGGCGCCCATGGGCCGCCTCCTCGGCCTCCGGCGCCTAGACGAGGACCAGCTGGAGGAGCTGGAGGACCTGCTGCTCCAGGCGGACCTGGGGGTTAGGGCCGTGGACCAGCTCATGGCCCGGCTCCGCTTCGAGCTCCGGGGCGGGTCCGAGATCGACCCCAAGGCCGTGCTGAAAGACGAGCTGCTGAAGCTGCTCCGGCAGCGTCCGGCCCGCCCCTTCGTGGCCTCGGACACCCAGGTGGTGCTCCTGGTGGGCGTCAACGGCGTGGGCAAGACCACCACCCTGGGCAAGCTGGCCGCCTTCCTCAAGGCCCGGGGCGAGGGCGCTCTGGTGGTGGCGGGGGACACCTTCCGGGCCGCGGCCATCGACCAGCTGGAGCGCTGGGGCGAGCGGGCCGGGGTGCCCGTCATCCGCAACCAGATGGGGGGCGACCCCGCCGCCATCGCCTTCGACGGGGCCACCAGCGCCCTGGCCAAGGGCACGCCCTGGGTGCTCATCGACACGGCGGGACGGCTCCACACCAAGGACCACCTCATGAAGGAGCTGGACAAGATCCGCCGCAGCCTCCAGAAGGTGATCCCCGAGGCCCCCCATCGGGTGCTGCTGGTGCTGGATGCCACCACGGGCCAGAACGGCCTGCAGCAGGCCGAGGTGTTCGCCCGGGTCGCCGGCGTCACGGACCTGGTGCTCACGAAGCTGGACGGCAGCGCCAAGGGGGGCGTGGTGGTCCCCATCCTGGATCGCCTGAAGCTCCCCATCGCCTTCGTGGGCGTGGGCGAGGGTGTGGACGACCTCATCCCGTTCGACGCCGGGGCCTTCGTGGACGGGCTTCTGGATGCCTGA
- a CDS encoding tetratricopeptide repeat protein, with the protein MLMPFAAVPPPKPPTARAHVVEAGAAQALPPAAESLLQADNWPGLADWFEKASPKVRRQHYEYWLQALNRSQRWARLADACKALTPQIEGRGKPRLGTYRLYRAQALSQLGRHREAMAAHAENGRLGQPEGYANACVEAQLAGDWKALLAHAGTLLARKPGDAEALGWKGEALAHLGRFDEATTVLRQAVQADPKAAYAWNNLGRAALQHKAWPEAKAAFDQALKLAPGQLEALFNRGIAQFNLKRYAASRDDFKAALALRPGDPVLQENLRQAEKMAAAYPQEP; encoded by the coding sequence ATGCTGATGCCCTTTGCCGCGGTCCCCCCGCCCAAGCCCCCGACTGCCCGGGCCCATGTCGTCGAAGCGGGGGCCGCCCAGGCCCTGCCCCCCGCGGCCGAGAGCCTCCTCCAGGCCGACAACTGGCCGGGGCTGGCGGACTGGTTCGAGAAGGCCTCCCCCAAGGTGCGCCGGCAGCACTACGAGTACTGGCTCCAGGCCCTGAATCGCAGCCAGCGCTGGGCCCGCCTGGCGGACGCCTGCAAGGCCCTCACGCCCCAGATCGAGGGCCGGGGGAAGCCCCGCCTCGGTACCTACCGGCTCTACCGGGCCCAGGCCCTCAGCCAGCTCGGCCGGCACCGGGAGGCCATGGCGGCCCACGCCGAGAACGGCCGGCTGGGCCAGCCCGAAGGCTACGCCAACGCCTGCGTCGAAGCCCAGCTGGCCGGGGATTGGAAGGCCCTCCTGGCCCACGCGGGCACCCTGCTCGCCCGCAAGCCCGGGGATGCCGAGGCCCTGGGCTGGAAGGGCGAGGCCCTGGCCCACCTGGGGCGCTTCGACGAGGCGACCACGGTCCTCCGGCAGGCGGTGCAGGCCGATCCCAAGGCCGCCTACGCCTGGAACAACCTGGGCCGCGCGGCCCTGCAGCACAAGGCCTGGCCCGAGGCCAAGGCGGCCTTCGACCAGGCCCTGAAGCTGGCGCCGGGCCAGCTGGAGGCCCTGTTCAACCGCGGGATCGCCCAGTTCAACCTGAAGCGGTACGCCGCCAGCCGCGATGACTTCAAGGCCGCCCTGGCCCTGCGGCCCGGCGATCCGGTGCTCCAGGAAAACCTGCGCCAGGCCGAGAAGATGGCGGCCGCCTATCCGCAGGAGCCCTGA